From a region of the Carassius auratus strain Wakin unplaced genomic scaffold, ASM336829v1 scaf_tig00018136, whole genome shotgun sequence genome:
- the LOC113075962 gene encoding serine/threonine-protein kinase pim-1-like — MFQRPCRVHPLTESQGNDQERKVVEKGKKKKKWWRLSSLFGAVKKHLKRSSNPVQGEVELQQEQEQSEGVKNQNQCKDRCSDDYTVRHNLVSDQLCEGGFDAEATRLKDDPELGSPQRLPEENDLNILSTADAAEGNDQERKVMEKEKKKKKWNQKEQKARCSDDFISSHYQLGDLLGEGGFGSVYEARRLEDDLKVAVKYVNKTETYRPSLYIPGYQQHVPLEIALTILANKGPRVPEIIQLLDWKDYSDHFVMILECPSPCETLEDFVGRQGGRLNESLARRVMMQVTKAANVCCQRQVFHRDIKLSNLLINNQTLEVKLIDFGCGDILRTTVYMSYSGTATYVPPEFHIKGKYHGKPATVWSLGVLLFKIVAGYYPGFLDLHMLKLHLWSRTGLSNECCRLLRALLQIKPKNRIQLEEILSHKWFTATT; from the exons ATGTTTCAGCGACCTTGTCGAGTTCATCCGTTGACGGAGAGTCAG ggAAACGACCAGGAGAGGAAGGTGGTGGAGAaagggaagaagaaaaagaagtggtgGAGGTTGTCTTCTTTGTTTGGAGctgtgaagaaacatctgaagcGCAGCTCGAACCCAGTTCAGGGTGAAGTAGAGCTGCAGCAAGAGCAAGAGCAGAGTGAGGGAGTGAAGAACCAGAACCAGTGTAAAGACAGATGCAGTGATG ACTACACTGTCAGACACAACCTCGTGAGTGATCAGCTGTGTGAAGGTGGATTTGACGCTGAGGCGACACGTTTGAAGGATGACCCTGAA CTTGGATCTCCACAACGTCTTCCAGAGGAGAATGATCTCAACATCCTG agcactgctgatgctgctgagggAAACGACCAGGAGAGGAAGGTgatggagaaagagaaaaagaaaaagaagtg gaaccagaaagaacagaaagccagatgcagtgatg ACTTCATTTCCAGCCactaccagctgggtgatctgctGGGTGAAGGTGGATTTGGTTCTGTGTATGAGGCGAGACGTTTGGAGGATGACCTTAAA GTGGCGGTCAAATATGTTAATAAGACCGAAACCTACAGGCCAAGTTTATACATT CCTGGATATCAGCAACATGTTCCACTGGAGATCGCTCTCACAATCCTGGCTAATAAAGGCCCCAGAGTGCCAGAGATCATCCAGCTGCTGGACTGGAAGGACTACAGTGACCATTTCGTCATGATCCTTGAATGTCCCTCTCCTTGCGAGACTTTGGAAGACTTTGTGGGGCGTCAGGGTGGACGTCTCAATGAGAGCTTAGCACGGCGAGTCATGATGCAGGTGACTAAAGCTGCGAACGTGTGCTGCCAGCGCCAAGTGTTCCACCGTGACATCAAACTGAGCAACCTTCTCATCAACAACCAGACACTTGAAGTCAAACTAATTGACTTTGGGTGTGGGGACATTCTGAGGACAACTGTCTACATGTCATACTCTG GCACAGCAACATACGTCCCTCCTGAGTTTCACATAAAGGGAAAGTACCACGGCAAGCCTGCGACGGTTTGGTCACTGGGGGttctgttatttaaaatagtggCCGGATATTATCCAGGTTTCTTAGATCTGCACATGCTCAAACTGCATCTCTGGTCCAGAACTGGTCTGTCAAACG AATGCTGCAGATTGCTCCGCGCTCTCCTGCAAATAAAGCCAAAGAACCGAATTCAGCTGGAGGAAATCCTTTCCCACAAGTGGTTTACG gcCACCACATAA
- the LOC113075965 gene encoding serine/threonine-protein kinase pim-2-like, with protein MFQRPCRVHPLTESQVCDLNTPPNPSSSTEEQHPHESTADAAEGNDEERKVMEKGKKKKKWWRLSSLFGAVKKHLKRSSNPVQGEVEQEQEQSEGVKNQNQCKDRCSDDYTVRHNLVSDQLCEGGFDAEATHLKDDPELGSLQRPPEEKDLNILANRGPDSHGCDLSTPPNPSSSTEEQHPHESTADAAEGNDQERKVMEKEKKKKKWWRVASFYGAVKKHLKRSSNPVQGEEELKQEQEQQREKVKNQKEQKARCSDDFISSHYQLGDLLGEGGFGSVYEARRLEDDLKVAVKYVNKTETYRPSLYIPGYQQHVPLEIALTILANKGPRVPEIIQLLDWKDYSDHFVMILECPSPCETLEDFVGRQGGRLNESLARRVMMQVTKAANVCCQRQVFHRDIKPSNLLINNQTLEVKLIDFGCGDILRTTVYMSYSGTATYVPPEFHIKGKYHGKPATVWSLGVLLFKIVAGYYPSFLDLHMLKLHLWSRTGLSNECCRLLRALLQIKPKNRIQLEEILSHKWFTATT; from the exons ATGTTTCAGCGACCTTGTCGAGTTCATCCGTTGACGGAGAGTCAGGTGTGTGATCTCAACACACCCCCAAaccccagcagcagcacagaggaacaacatcctcatgagagcactgctgatgctgctgagggAAACGACGAGGAGAGGAAGGTTATGGAGAaagggaagaagaaaaagaagtggtgGAGGTTGTCTTCTTTGTTTGGAGctgtgaagaaacatctgaagcgcagctcgaacccagttcagggtgaagtagagcaagagcaagagcagaGTGAGGGAGTGAAGAACCAGAACCAGTGTAAAGACAGATGCAGTGATG ACTACACTGTCAGACACAACCTCGTGAGTGATCAGCTGTGTGAAGGTGGATTTGACGCTGAGGCGACACATTTGAAGGATGACCCTGAA CTTGGATCTCTACAACGTCCTCCAGAGGAGAAGGACCTCAACATCCTGGCAAATAGAGGCCCAGACAGCCACGGGTGTGATCTCAGCACCCCCCCAAaccccagcagcagcacagaggaacaacatcctcatgagagcactgctgatgctgctgagggAAACGACCAGGAGAGGAAGGTgatggagaaagagaagaagaaaaagaagtggtgGAGGGTGGCCTCTTTCTACGGAGctgtgaagaaacatctgaagcgcagctcgaacccagttcagggtgaagaagagctgaagcaagagcaagagcagcagagagagaaagtgaagaaccagaaagaacagaaagccagatgcagtgatg ACTTCATTTCCAGCCactaccagctgggtgatctgctGGGTGAAGGTGGATTTGGTTCTGTGTATGAGGCGAGACGTTTGGAGGATGACCTTAAA GTGGCGGTCAAATATGTTAATAAGACCGAAACCTACAGGCCAAGTTTATACATT CCTGGATATCAGCAACATGTTCCACTGGAGATCGCCCTCACAATCCTGGCTAATAAAGGCCCCAGAGTGCCAGAGATCATCCAGCTGCTGGACTGGAAGGACTACAGTGACCATTTCGTCATGATCCTTGAATGTCCCTCTCCTTGCGAGACTTTGGAAGACTTTGTGGGGCGTCAGGGTGGACGTCTCAACGAGAGCTTAGCACGGCGAGTCATGATGCAGGTGACTAAAGCTGCGAACGTGTGCTGCCAGCGCCAAGTGTTCCACCGTGACATCAAACCGAGCAACCTTCTCATCAACAACCAGACACTTGAAGTCAAACTAATTGACTTTGGGTGTGGGGACATTCTGAGGACAACTGTCTACATGTCATACTCTG GCACAGCAACATACGTCCCTCCTGAGTTTCACATAAAGGGAAAGTACCACGGCAAGCCTGCGACGGTTTGGTCACTGGGGGttctgttatttaaaatagtggCCGGATATTATCCAAGTTTCTTAGATCTGCACATGCTCAAACTGCATCTCTGGTCCAGAACTGGTCTGTCAAACG AATGCTGCAGATTGCTCCGCGCTCTCCTGCAAATAAAGCCAAAGAACCGAATTCAGCTGGAGGAAATCCTTTCCCACAAGTGGTTTACG gcCACCACATAA
- the LOC113075959 gene encoding serine/threonine-protein kinase pim-2-like codes for MEKGKKKKKWWRLSSLFGAVKKHLKRSSNPVQGEVELQQEQEQSEGVKNQNQCKDRCSDDYTVRHNLVSDQLCEGGFDAEATRLKDDPELGSPQRLPEEKDLNILSTADAAEGNDQERKVMEKEKKKKKWNQKEQKARCSDDFISSHYQLGDLLGEGGFGSVYEARRLEDDLKVAVKYVNKTETYRPSLYIPGYQQHVPLEIALTILANKGPRVPEIIQLLDWKDYSDHFVMILECPSPCETLEDFVGRQGGRLNESLARRVMMQVTKAANVCCQRQVFHRDIKLSNLLINNQTLEVKLIDFGCGDILRTTVYMSYSGTATYVPPEFHIKGKYHGKPATVWSLGVLLFKIVAGYYPGFLDLHMLKLHLWSTTGLSNECCRLLRALLQIKPKNRIQLEEILSHKWFTVLNATT; via the exons ATGGAGAaagggaagaagaaaaagaagtggtgGAGGTTGTCTTCTTTGTTTGGAGctgtgaagaaacatctgaagcGCAGCTCGAACCCAGTTCAGGGTGAAGTAGAGCTGCAGCAAGAGCAAGAGCAGAGTGAGGGAGTGAAGAACCAGAACCAGTGTAAAGACAGATGCAGTGATG ACTACACTGTCAGACACAACCTCGTGAGCGATCAGCTGTGTGAAGGTGGATTTGACGCTGAGGCGACACGTTTGAAGGATGACCCTGAA CTTGGATCTCCACAACGTCTTCCAGAAGAGAAGGACCTCAACATCCTG agcactgctgatgctgctgagggAAACGACCAGGAGAGGAAGGTgatggagaaagagaagaagaaaaagaagtg gaaccagaaagaacagaaagccagatgcagtgatg ACTTCATTTCCAGCCactaccagctgggtgatctgctGGGTGAAGGTGGATTTGGTTCTGTGTATGAGGCGAGACGTTTGGAGGATGACCTTAAA GTGGCGGTCAAATATGTTAATAAGACCGAAACCTACAGGCCAAGTTTATACATT CCTGGATATCAGCAACATGTTCCACTGGAGATCGCTCTCACAATCCTGGCTAATAAAGGCCCCAGAGTGCCAGAGATCATCCAGCTGCTGGACTGGAAGGACTACAGTGACCATTTCGTCATGATCCTTGAATGTCCCTCTCCTTGCGAGACTTTGGAAGACTTTGTGGGGCGTCAGGGTGGACGTCTCAACGAGAGCTTAGCACGGCGAGTCATGATGCAGGTGACTAAAGCTGCGAACGTGTGCTGCCAGCGCCAAGTGTTCCACCGTGACATCAAACTGAGCAACCTTCTCATCAACAACCAGACACTTGAAGTCAAACTAATTGACTTTGGGTGTGGGGACATTCTGAGGACAACTGTCTACATGTCATACTCTG GCACAGCAACATACGTCCCTCCTGAGTTTCACATAAAGGGAAAGTACCACGGCAAGCCTGCGACGGTTTGGTCACTGGGGGttctgttatttaaaatagtggCCGGATATTATCCAGGTTTCTTAGATCTGCACATGCTCAAACTGCATCTCTGGTCCACAACTGGTCTGTCAAACG AATGCTGCAGATTGCTCCGCGCTCTCCTGCAAATAAAGCCAAAGAACCGAATTCAGCTGGAGGAAATCCTTTCCCACAAGTGGTTTACGGTACTAAAC gcCACCACATAA